Proteins from a genomic interval of Trichoderma breve strain T069 chromosome 2, whole genome shotgun sequence:
- a CDS encoding subtilase family domain-containing protein, which yields MRALNFLGLAILVAGVASLKSEQKGTTEKPTKNINAATNKYIVEFEKGSIAYMTRQFASPSSMNSTYFRQFDCGDLFNGVVIETEVNNVDTLSAVHGVANTPRTTITLCTNGPALINSTLEVFEVKMLPLPSLTLALIIRMKRLADALALAARFAGGYDLVGRGNSHNEKRYPKDPDQDPMDHHGHGTHVAGIIAAENEWLTGVAPDAQLLSFKVFADDPWDTDEDVLIQAFCDAYGAGADVITASIGRPDGFADDPWALVANRIAEKGVVVTISAGNEGNTGPFFSSSGANGHNVLSVAAINVTGNPNISTSDPSAAPIPALFTSWGPTNELLLKPDIGAPGFEILSTIPGNDYISMSGTSMAAPYIAGIAALYIAKHGGRELHGSGFAKMLSNRIVSSGVSIGWAVGDPDLEFRAPPFQVGTGLVNAIKVIDYDTQLEFEPFSLSDSIQFRPTWTANLTNSGNQTVVYSFELEPQAGVEILDPHYGIKTAYKLEPLRIVPPVSLPSDVVVAPGETEQVEFTFGLPEHINDDYLPLYGGKVWIRGSNGDDLSIPYGGAAYDTEKAFDSMFLGEPFISDRGANWTWSFNTDKSRFDFVELNARLDYPCFHLRWDIYTPFWTEIHWDYPPVVGESGYVGAAATMRDADTFWYYDPSRMDKDQTVSFPMMRVPRGYAKHWWFGKLANGSYLAPGNYTLRFAALRPYGNPSISDHWDIMHMPVRNIQVLPYNQTNSTIHGGH from the exons ATGCGGGCTCTCAATTTCCTGGGTCTCGCCATTCTCGTTGCAGGCGTGGCTTCGCTGAAGAGTGAACAGAAGGGAACGACAGAGAAACCCACAAAGAACATCAATGCTGCAACAAACAAGTATATAGTTGAGTTCGAAAAG GGTAGTATTGCCTATATGACCCGCCAGTTtgcctcgccatcatcgatGAATAGCACCTACTTCAGGCAATTTGACTGCGGCGACCTTTTCAATGGGGTGGTTATCGAAACTGAAGTCAACAATGTCGACACTCTCAGCGCTGTCCACGGTGTGGCCAAT ACCCCAAGAACCACAATTACTCTGTGCACCAATGGACCGGCGTTGATCAACTCCACGCTCGAGGTATTCGAGGTAAAGATGTtaccattgccatcattgacACTGGCCTTGATTATACGCATGAAGCG CTTGGCGGATGCTTTGGCCCTGGCTGCAAGGTTTGCTGGAGGTTATGATCTCGTTG GTCGAGGGAACTCTCACAATGAGAAACGATACCCAAAAGACCCAGATCAAGACCCCATGGACCATCACGGCCATGGAACTCATGTGGCCGGAATTATTGCCGCCGAAAACGAATG GCTGACTGGGGTGGCTCCTGATGCTCAACTTCTTTCGTTCAAGGTGTTTGCCGAC GATCCCTGGGACACGGATGAAGATGTGCTCATTCAGGCATTTTGTGACGCATACGGCGCCGGG GCCGATGTCATTACGGCAAGCATCGGCAGACCTGATGGGTTTGCTGATGATCCCTGGGCCTTGGTTGCCAACAGAATTGCAGAAAAAGGTGTCGTAGTTACCATTTCAGCCGGTAATGAGGGCAATACCGGGCCGTTCTTCTCGAGCAGTGGCGCAAACGGCCACAATGTCCTGTCTGTAGCCGCCATCAACGTTACTGGGAATCCAAACATCAGCACCTCCGATCCCAGCGCAGCACCGATCCCCGCCTTATTCACATCATGGGGCCCGACTAATGAGTTGCTACTCAAACCTGATATCGGTGCCCCCGGCTTTGAAATACTCAGCACCATACCAGGCAATGACTACATTTCGATGAGTGGGACATCCATGGCCGCACCATATATCGCAGGTATTGCAGCGCTGTACATAGCCAAGCACGGTGGCCGTGAGCTGCATGGTTCTGGATTCGCAAAAATGCTTTCCAACCGCATTGTTTCCAGTGGCGTGAGTATTGGGTGGGCAGTTGGTGATCCTGATCTCGAATTCAGAGCCCCTCCCTTTCAAGTGGGCACCGGTCTTGTCAACGCGATCAAGGTAATCGACTATGACACTCAGTTGGAATTTGAGCCTTTTTCGCTGTCGGATTCCATACAGTTCCGACCAACGTGGACTGCAAACTTGACAAACTCGGGGAACCAAACCGTGGTTTACTCCTTTGAACTTGAGCCCCAGGCTGGAGTAGAAATCCTGGATCCTCACTATGGCATAAAAACCGCCTACAAACTCGAGCCACTCCGGATTGTGCCCCCAGTTTCATTGCCAAGTGATGTTGTGGTAGCACCGGGGGAGACAGAACAAGTCGA GTTCACCTTTGGTCTTCCTGAACATATAAACGATGATTACCTACCTCTATATGGTGGTAAAGTTTGGATAAGAGGGAGCAACGGTGATGATCTCTCCATTCCCTACGGAG GGGCAGCATACGATACCGAAAAGGCTTTTGATAGCATGTTCTTGGGAGAGCCCTTCATCTCAGATCGGGGTGCTAACTGGAC TTGGTCATTCAATACCGACAAGAGTCGATTTGACTTTGTCGAGTTAAACGCCCGTCTCGACTACCCATGCTTCCATCTGCGCTGGGAT ATATACACCCCGTTCTGGACTGAGATCCATTGGGATTATCCTCCCGTTGTTGGGGAATCCGGCTACGTTGGCGCGGCAGCTACCATGCGAGATGCCGACACCTTTTGGTATTACGACCCTAGCCGCATGGACAAAGATCAAACAGTCTCGTTTCCTATGATGAGAGTTCCACGCGGCTATGCTAAGCACTGGTGGTTTGGCAAGCTGGCAAACGGAAGCTATCTCGCGCCAGGCAATTATAC CTTGCGATTCGCCGCTTTGCGTCCCTATGGAAATCCTAGCATTTCCGACCATTGGGACATAATGCACATGCCTGTGCGAAACATTCAAGTCTTGCCATACAACCAAACGAACTCTACCATACACGGAGGACACTAG
- a CDS encoding FAD binding domain of DNA photolyase domain-containing protein — translation MAKPRVIYWFRTDLRLHDSPALQAALDLEPEVFWPIFTWDPHYVYKARGGVNRWQFLLDCQNDLSQSITKLNKNSKLFVLREGPQTLFPKLFKAWKPTHLVFEKDTDAYARSRDEAVAKAATAAGIQVIIQPGRTLWDSDDIVKHHGGKPTMSITQLQAAGKKIGPVAKPIPAPESLPDPGDMPVDFERDVPEGKPDFNADYRSEEDTGYNHIAGPNGDFAIETLEELGFSPATTPHRGGETRALKILDDLLKDKKYTATFQKPKTSPAQFDPQSTTLLSPFFHFGALSVRLFYWRVHEIVESYGKAASSPPESLIGQVLFRDMYFAAHAALGASFGQTATNPYCRFIPWHLPSKRDPETGLITGDHHIDDQQAETWFQRWKAGVTGFPWIDALMRQLRHDGWIHHLGRHSVACFLTRGGCYVDWERGAEVFEEWLIDHEPACNIGNWQWLSCTAFFTQYFRCYSPVSFGQKWDKSGELIRRWVPELSRVKEKYIYEPWKMPLPDQKEAGVRVTGDGLSEHEEGTYPKPMFDFNERRNICMAAMKNAYAVGLYGNDDKVLDGSWRTLFPSPDEAEVMGEYESDYGENADNNEDEHEKDGLDGETANNKRGAERNGTDPKSKKRKTEA, via the exons ATGGCGAAACCGCGCGTGATATACTGGTTCAGAACAGACCTCCGTCTGCACGACTCGCCCGCCCTACAAGCAGCACTGGATCTCGAGCCAGAGGTTTTTTGGCCAATCTTTACATGGGATCCTCACTATGTATACAAGGCTAGAGGAGGAGTGAACCGGTGGCAGTTTCT ATTGGACTGCCAGAATGACCTCTCCCAATCCATCACGAAGCTAAACAAAAACTCCAAGTTATTCGTCCTCCGAGAAGGACCGCAAACACTCTTCCCAAAACTATTCAAAGCCTGGAAACCAACCCATCTCGTCTTCGAAAAGGACACAGATGCATACGCCCGTTCCCGAGACGAGGCCGTCGCCaaagcagccacagcagcaggaaTCCAAGTCATCATCCAGCCAGGCCGAACTCTCTGGGATAGCGACGACATCGTCAAGCATCATGGCGGAAAACCCACAATGTCGATAACCCAGCTGCAGGCCGCAGGCAAAAAGATTGGGCCTGTTGCGAAGCCGATTCCGGCGCCTGAGAGTTTACCTGATCCGGGGGACATGCCCGTAGATTTTGAGAGGGATGTTCCTGAGGGGAAACCTGATTTCAACGCGGATTATAGATCTGAAGAAGATACGGGGTATAACCACATTGCTGGCCCAAATGGTGattttgccattgagacTCTGGAAGAGCTCGGCTTCTCCCCAGCAACAACTCCCCATCGAGGCGGCGAGACGCGTGCCCTTAAGATTCTCGACGACCTCCTCAAAGATAAAAAGTACACGGCAACTTTCCAGAAACCAAAGACAAGTCCAGCCCAGTTCGACCCTCAGTCGACAACCCTTCTCTCGCCATTCTTCCACTTCGGCGCCCTCTCCGTACGCCTCTTCTACTGGCGCGTCCACGAAATCGTCGAATCTTACGGCAAAGCAGCCTCATCTCCCCCCGAGAGCCTCATCGGTCAAGTCCTCTTCCGCGACATGTACTTTGCCGCCCACGCCGCCCTCGGCGCATCATTCGGACAAACCGCAACGAACCCTTACTGCCGCTTCATCCCCTGGCATCTCCCCTCCAAGCGCGATCCAGAAACAGGCCTCATCACAGGCGACCACCACATCGACGACCAGCAAGCAGAAACCTGGTTCCAGCGCTGGAAGGCCGGCGTCACCGGCTTCCCCTGGATCGACGCCCTCATGCGCCAGCTCCGCCACGATGGCTGGATCCATCACCTCGGCCGCCACAGCGTCGCCTGCTTCCTCACCCGCGGCGGCTGCTACGTCGACTGGGAGCGCGGCGCAGAGGTCTTCGAGGAGTGGCTCATCGATCATGAGCCCGCGTGCAACATCGGAAACTGGCAGTGGCTCTCCTGCACCGCCTTCTTCACTCAGTACTTCCGCTGCTACAGCCCTGTCTCCTTTGGCCAGAAGTGGGATAAGAGCGGCGAATTGATTCGGCGATGGGTGCCTGAGCTCAGCCGCGTGAAAGAAAAGTATATCTACGAGCCGTGGAAGATGCCGTTGCCGGACCAGAAGGAGGCCGGCGTCAGGGTTACTGGTGATGGGCTCTCGGAGCACGAAGAAGGGACGTACCCGAAGCCCATGTTTGATTTCAATGAGCGGCGAAACATCTGCATGGCTGCCATGAAGAATGCATATGCGGTGGGATTATACGGCAACGACGATAAGGTTCTGGATGGTAGCTGGAGAACGCTGTTTCCATCCCCTGATGAGGCCGAGGTTATGGGAGAGTATGAGAGTGACTACGGGGAGAATGCAGATAATAACGAAGATGAGCATGAAAAGGATGGATTAGATGGCGAAACTGCCAACAACAAGCGTGGTGCAGAAAGGAACGGCACGGACCCCAAGTCAAAGAAGCGGAAGACGGAGGCGTAA
- a CDS encoding GMC oxidoreductase domain-containing protein codes for MQVVSIDDFIHQSFDFLVIGGGTAGLAVASRLAQDGNFTVGVLEAGGTANGRDDVEIPGYLARSLGTELDWKFKTTPQARLGGRTVNWPRGKALGGSSAINFMTWMRGAREDYDAWEALGNPGWGWDKLLPYFKKSETFHPPSDSVRDKEDLRYDLEAFGDSGPIHISYAKEYQPSNQLYFKALNSVGVPTNSAHFAGSNVGAWTNVNNIDPRTMTRSFATNYCALAGSNLHILTEAIVQDVVLDKIDNAYRASGVRFIYKGQEHVVSASREVILSAGSIKSPQILELSGIGNPEVLARAGIEVKVDSPMVGENLQEHKAIHMVVEIDPELENRDDLFFDADRAAAARAQYDRDQTGPLARISSSYSFVPLATFVPQDTLERLYSQAKDLTGFSSEKKALMEQRLRDIDKIGQMEFIFALGAAPLAETGKKFGTLFQILQYPFSVGSIHIQPTPSEKDDPVIDPRHYDGPHGEIDLDIMLESTRFGRNILLAPSFNKIVRKLAYPPASLFTDDEDVKTWILDSTAVAYHPIGTCAMGGRAGIEGGVVDERLKVYGVKGLRVVDASIMPLHISAHIQATVYAIAEKGASMILEDAARY; via the exons ATGCAGGTTGTCTCCATTGACGACTTCATCCATCAGTCCTTTgacttcctcgtcatcggcgGTGGAACTGCTGGCCTAGCTGTTGCATCTCGTCTGGCCCAAGATGGGAACTTCACCGTTGGAGTCCTTGAAGCTGGAGGAACAGCAAACGGGCGTGATGATGTCGAAATCCCAGGCTATCTTGCGAGATCGCTGGGCACTGAACTCGACTGGAAGTTTAAAACAACACCGCAAGCTCGTCTTGGGGGAAGGACGGTCAATTGGCCGCGAGGGAAAGCCCTCGGTGGATCCAGTGCCATCAACTTCATGACATGGATGAGAGGTGCCAGGGAGGACTATGATGCATGGGAGGCGCTGGGCAATCCCGGATGGGGATGGGATAAGTTGCT CCCCTATTTCAAAAAGTCGGAAACATTTCATCCACCCAGCGATTCTGTTCGGGATAAAGAGGATCTCCGATATGACCTGGAGGCCTTCGGGGATTCAGGACCGATTCATATCTCTTATGCCAAAGAATATCAACCATCTAATCAGCTATATTTCAAGGCACTCAACTCGGTAGGTGTGCCAACAAATTCGGCTCATTTTGCGGGATCGAATGTTGGGGCCTGGACAAATGTCAACAACATTGACCCTCGCACAATGACTCGATCCTTTGCGACCAACTATTGTGCCTTGGCTGGTTCTAATCTTCACATCTTGACTGAAGCCATCGTTCAAGATGTTGTCCTTGACAAGATTGATAATGCATATAGAGCCTCTGGAGTTCGTTTCATTTATAAAGGCCAAGAGCATGTCGTCTCAGCATCTCGAGAAGTCATCTTGTCCGCTGGAAGCATCAAGTCACCGCAGATACTAGAGCTATCAGGCATAGGCAACCCTGAGGTTTTGGCTCGAGCTGGCATTGAAGTCAAAGTGGATAGTCCCATGGTAGGAGAAAACCTACAAGAGCACAAAG CGATCCATATGGTCGTGGAGATTGACCCAGAGCTTGAGAATAGAGATGATCTCTTCTTTGATGCTGATCgcgcggcagcagctcgagcaCAGTACGATCGGGACCAAACTGGCCCTCTCGCCCGCATTTCCTCCTCTTACAGCTTTGTGCCTCTTGCCACTTTCGTTCCACAAGATACTTTGGAGAGATTATATTCTCAGGCCAAAGATCTAACTGGATTTTCCTCAGAAAAGAAAGCTCTCATGGAACAGCGTCTGAGGGATATTGATAAGATTGGCCAGATGGAATTCATCTTTGCTCTCGGTGCTGCGCCCTTGGCAGAGACTGGCAAGAAGTTTGGCACGTTGTTCCAGATTCTCCAGTATCCCTTCTCTGTCGGTTCAATCCACATTCAGCCAACACCCTCTGAGAAAGATGATCCTGTGATTGATCCCAGGCATTACGACGGCCCCCATGGAGAGATAGATCTCGATATCATGCTGGAATCGACCCGTTTCGGTCGTAACATATTGTTGGCGCCCTCTTTCAATAAGATTGTGAGAAAGCTAGCATACCCCCCTGCCAGCTTATTCacagacgacgaggatgtcAAGACGTGGATCCTTGACAGCACCGCTGTAGCATATCATCCTATTGGTACATGCGCCATGGGCGGTCGCGCAGGTATTGAGGGAGGAGTCGTGGATGAGAGGCTCAAGGTATATGGAGTCAAGGGCCTGCGAGTTGTAGATGCGAGCATCATGCCGCTTCATATTAGTGCGCACATACAGGCGACTGTGTATGCCATTGCGGAAAAGGGAGCATCTATGATCCTTGAAGACGCGGCAAGATATTAA
- a CDS encoding PQ loop repeat domain-containing protein — MDNPVAANVLGTAGAVCWSVQLIPQIIINYRRHNTIGLQPSMMMLWACAGVPLGVYNITKNFNIALRIQPQILTLLSLVTWAQCRYYDKKWPISRCLLVAIPIALLMAGIQIGLIFALRAAHSKHLTWPDTLMAVLSAAFLAAGVLRHYWDIYVHRSVRGISFIFVGIDAAGDLFSLISVFFQPTLDILGMVIYGTELVLWIGVFACGGYFNLLPWVKQNLKTPDGSPGASEMSADPTTQPSHDISLRNMPSSTSVFRTPSSEFTVARARAGFHDTDDEAGAISQR, encoded by the exons ATGGATAATCCCGTGGCGGCAAATGTGCTCGGCACAGCTGGAGCT GTGTGCTGGTCTGTACAG CTTATCCcccaaatcatcatcaactatCGTCGCCACAACACCATTGGCCTGCAGCCctcaatgatgatgctgtgGGCTTGTGCAGGTGTTCCGCTGGGAGTTTacaacatcaccaagaaCTTCAATATAGCTCTGCGCATCCAGCCCCAGATCCTAACGCTCTTGAGTCTGGTCACTTGGGCTCAATGTCGATATTACGATAAG AAATGGCCTATCTCTCGCTGTCTTCTCGTAGCCATTCCCATCGCTCTCCTGATGGCTGGTATTCAGATTGgcctcatcttcgccttGCGAGCCGCTCACTCTAAGCATCTCACTTGGCCGGATACTTTAATGGCAGTTCTCTCTGCGGCCTTCCTCGCTGCTGGTGTCCTCAGACACTATTGGGATATATACGTCCATCGATCAGTGCGCGGAATCTCATTCATCTTTGTGGGCATCGATGCCGCCGGCGATCTCTTCTCGCTCATCTCGGTCTTCTTCCAACCAACCCTGGACATTCTCGGTATGGTGATATATGGGACTGAGCTGGTCCTCTGGATAGGTGTGTTCGCCTGTGGCGGATACTTCAACTTGTTGCCCTGGGTAAAACAGAATTTGAAGACGCCTGATGGATCTCCCGGTGCCTCTGAGATGTCTGCAGATCCTACCACTCAACCATCCCACGATATCTCTCTTCGAAACATGCCATCATCCACATCCGTTTTTAGAACGCCCTCAAGCGAATTCACTGTTGCGAGAGCCCGAGCCGGATTTCACGAtactgatgatgaagctggcGCAATATCACAAAGATGA